The window GGTCGAGCCCTCGTAGTGCTTGCGCACCACGGTGCACGCGACCCCGTTGCGCCGCAGCACTTCCGCGGTGCCGGACGTGGCGAGGATCTCGAACCCGAGGTCCGCCAGGCGCTTCACCGGGAAGACGAGCGAGCGCTTGTCGCGGTTGGCGACCGAGACGAAGACGCGCCCGGACGTCGGCAGCGAGCCGTAGGCGGCGCTCTGCGACTTGGCGAACGCCTTGCCGAAGGAGACGTCGACGCCCATCACCTCGCCGGTCGACTTCATCTCCGGGCCCAGCAGCGAATCGACGCCGTGGCCCTCCGGGGTGCGGAAGCGGTGGAAGGGCAGCACGGCTTCCTTGACGGCGACCGGCGAGTCGGCCGGCATCTGCCCGCCGTCGCCGTCGGCGGGTAGGACCCCGCTCTCGCGCAGGTCCTTGATCGTCGAGCCGGTCATGATCAGCGCGGCGGCCTTCGCCAGCGGCACCGCCGTCGCCTTGGACACGAACGGGACCGTCCGCGACGCGCGCGGGTTGGCCTCCAGGACGTACAGGACGTCGTCCTTGAGCGCGTACTGGACGTTCAGGAGCCCGCGCACGCCCACGCCGCGCGCGATGGCCTCGGTGGAGCGGCGGACGGCCTGCAGGTCGGTGTGCCCGAGCGTGATCGGCGGCAGCGCGCACGAGGAGTCGCCGGAGTGGATGCCGGCCTCTTCGATGTGCTCCATCACGCCGCCGAGGTAGAGCTCCTCGCCGTCGAACAGCGCGTCGACGTCGATCTCGATGGCGTCGTCGAGGAAGCGGTCCACGAGCACCGGGTGCTCGGGGGTGATCTCGGTGGCGCGGCTGATGTAGCCGGCCAGCGTCTCCTCGTCGTAGACGATCTCCATGCCGCGGCCGCCGAGCACGTACGACGGCCGGACGAGCACCGGGTAGCCGATCTCGTCGGCGATCCGCTTGGCGCCCTCGAACGACGTCGCCGTGCCGTAGCGCGGCGCGGGCAGCCCGGCGTCGGTGAGCACCTCGCCGAACGCGCCGCGGTCCTCGGCCAGGTTGATCGCCTCCGGCGGGGTGCCGACCACCGGGACACCGGCGTCGGCGAGCTTCTTCGCCAGGCCCAGCGGGGTCTGGCCGCCGAGCTGGACGATCACGCCCGCGACCGTGCCGGACGCCTGCTCGGCGTGCACGACCTCGAGGACGTCCTCGAAGGACAGCGGCTCGAAGTACAGCCGGTCGGACGTGTCGTAGTCGGTGGACACGGTTTCCGGGTTGCAGTTGACCATGACGGCCTCGAACCCGGCCTCCCGCAACGCGATCGCCGCGTGCACGCAGGAGTAGTCGAACTCGATGCCCTGCCCGATCCGGTTCGGGCCCGAGCCGAGGATGAGCACCTTCGGCTTCTCGGTCTGCGCGGCCACTTCGGACTGCGCCTCGGGGTCGGACTCGTAGGCCGAGTAGTGGTACGGCGTCTTGGCGGCGAACTCGGCCGCACAGGTGTCGACGGTCTTGAACACCGGCCGCACGCCGAGGCGGTGGCGCAGCGTGCGGACGCCGTCCTCGCCCGCCAGTTCCGGGCGCAGCGCGGCGATCTGGCGGTCCGAAAGGCCGGTGCGCTTGGCGCGGCGCAGCAGGTCACCATCGAGGACGGGCGCGTCGCGGACCTCGGCGCCGACCTCGCCGATGTAGGCGATCTGGTCGATGAACCACGGGTCGATGCCGGAAGCCTCGTGCACCTGCTGGACGCTGGCGCCGAGGCGCAGCGCGCGTTCCACTTCGTACAGCCGTCCCTCGTGCGGCGTGCGCAGGGCGTACAAAGTGGACTCCAGCGTGACACCCTCGGGGTCTGGCAGCGTCCAGAACCCGGTCGCCTTCGTCTCGATCGAGCGCATCGCCTTGCCGAGCGCCTCGGGGAAGCTGCGGCCGAACGACATCGCCTCGCCGACGCTCTTCATCGTCGTGGTCAGCGTCGGGTCGGCGCCCGGGAACTTCTCGAAGGCGAACCGCGGCATCTTCACGACGACGTAGTCCAAAGTGGGCTCGAACGCGGCCGGCGTCTCGCCGGTGATGTCGTTCTGGATCTCGTCGAGCGTGTAGCCGATGGCGAGCTTCGCGGCGATCTTGGCGATCGGGAAGCCGGTCGCCTTGCTCGCCAGCGCACTGCTCCGCGAAACGCGCGGGTTCATCTCGATGACGACCATCCGGCCGTCGGCCGGGTTGATCGCGAACTGGATGTTGCAGCCGCCGGTGTCGACGCCGACCTCGCGCAGCACCGCGATGCCGACGTCGCGCATCACCTGGTACTCGCGGTCGGTGAGGGTCATGGTCGGCGCGACGGTGACCGAGTCGCCGGTGTGCACGCCCATCGCGTCGACGTTCTCGATCGAGCAGACGACCACGACGTTGTCGTGCTTGTCGCGCATCAGCTCGAGCTCGTACTCCTTCCAGCCGAGCACGCTCTCCTCGATGAGCACCTCGGTGACGGGAGACTCCGCGAGGCCGGTGGAAGCGAGCCGCTCCAGGTCCTCGGGCGTGTGCGCCATGCCGGACCCGAGCCCGCCCATGGTGAAGCTTGGCCGGATCACCACCGGCAAGCCCAGGTCCTTGACGGTCTCGCGCACTTCGTCCATGTCGTGGCAGACACGGCTGCGCGGCACGTCGGCGCCGATGGTGCGCACGATGTCCTTGAACTTCTGCCGGTCCTCACCGCGCTGGATGGCGTCGATGTCGGCGCCGATCAGCTCGACGCCGTACTTGTCGAGCACACCACGCTCGTGCAGTGCCACGGCACAGTTGAGCGCCGTCTGCCCGCCGAGGGTCGCGAGAATCGCGTCGGGGCGTTCCGCCGCGATGACCTTCTCGACGAAGTCCGGCGTCACCGGCTCGATGTAGGTGGCGTCGGCGAACTCGGGGTCGGTCATGATGGTGGCCGGGTTCGAGTTCACCAGAGAGACGCGCAGGCCTTCGCTGCGCAGCACCCGGCAGGCCTGGGTACCGGAGTAGTCGAACTCCGCGGCCTGCCCGATCACGATCGGCCCGGAGCCGATCACCAGCACGTGCTGGATGTCCGTCCTCTTCGGCATCAGGCCTTCTTCTCCATGAGCGAAACGAAATCGTCGAACAGGGGAGCCGCGTCGTGCGGGCCGGCCGCCGCCTCGGGGTGGTACTGCACCGAGAACGCCGGGACGTCGAACGCCCGCAGGCCCTCGACCGCGCCGTCGTTCGCGCAGTAGTGGCTGACCTGAGCCGCACCGAACGGCGACTCGAAGCGCTGCCCGGGCTCGCCTTCGAGGGCGAATCCGTGGTTCTGCGCGGTGATCGCCACCGACTTCGTGGCGACGTCGATCACCGGGATGTTGATGCCGCGGTGGCCGTAGCGCATCTTGTACGTCCCCAGGCCGAGCGCGCGGCCGAGGACCTGGTTGCCGAAGCAGATGCCGAACAGCGGGATCTCGCGGCCCAGGATCTGCTGGGTCAGCTCGGTGGCGTGCGTCGTGGTGGCCGGGTCGCCCGGGCCGTTGGAGAGGAACACGCCGTCCGGCTCCACCGCCAGGACCTCCTCCAGCGACGCAGAAGAGGGCAGCACGTGCACCTCGATGCCGCGCTTGACCATCTGCCGCGGGGTGTTGGACTTGATGCCCAGGTCGAGCGCGACGACGCGGAAGCGCGTCTCGCCTTCGGGAGAGACGACGTACGGCTTCGGCGTCGAAACCTGGCCGGCCAGGTCGGCGCCCTCCATCTTCGGGCTGGCGAGGACCTCGGCGACCATCTCGTCGACCGTGCCGAGCGCGTCACCGGAGAAGACCCCGGCACGCATCGCGCCGAGCTCGCGCAGGTGCCGCGTCAGCGAGCGGGTGTCGACCTCGGCGATGCCGACGATCCCCTGGTTCACCAGCTCTTCGTCGAGCGAGCGCTTCGAGCGCCAGTTGGACGGCGTGCGCGCGGGGTCGCGCACCACGTAGCCGTTGACCCAGATCTTCGAGGACTCGTCGTCCTCGTCGTTCCAGCCGGTGTTGCCGATCTGCGGCGCGGTCTGCACCACGATCTGCCCGTGGTAGGACGGGTCGGTCAGCGTCTCCTGGTAGCCGGTCATGCCGGTGCAGAACACCGCCTCGCCGAGGGTTCGCCCCTGCGCGCCGTAGGCAGCGCCGCGGAACACCCGGCCGTCTTCGAGTACCAGTGCGGCCTGAGCGCGCGCGTTCACTGGGCACCTCCCTTGATCTTGAGCTGTTCGATCCACTGTGGATAGTCGTCGAGGTCGTCGCCGCGGAAGCCGGTGTCGAGGTCCGCGTCGCCGAGCCGCCAGGTGATGACGAGCAGCGCGTCGGTGCCCATCACCTTCCCGGCGATCTTCGTGTCGCGCCGGATGCCGGTGACGGCGTCCCGCGGGAGCCAGAAGTCCGGCGCTCCCCCGCGTTCGACGGCGATACCCCCGCCGTGCAGGCGCCAAACCGCGCCGGTGCGCAGCCCTGCGCCGCGGGTGACGATCCGGTCCTGCCAGTTCCCGGCGGTGGTCGTCGCCACGTAGAGGCCGGTGGACTCCAGCAGCACGTCGCCCGGCTCGTCGGGGATCGCGGGGAACGGCGGTACCTGCACGCTCTGCGAGCGCGCCTTCCGGCGCCAGCCGACGTACATGCCCCAGAGGCAGAGCAGGAAGAAGGCGACGATCGCCAGCACCAGCCACAGGCGTTCCATCAGCAGACCTTCCCGTCCCGCGCGGTGAGCCGCCCGCGCAGCAGCGTCGCGGTCACCACACCGGGGAGCCGCATTCCCTCGTACGGGGTGTTGGCGGCGATGCTGGCCAGCTCGGCGCCCCGGACCGTCCATTCGGCGTCCGGGTCGACGAGCGTCAGGTTCGCCGGCTCGCCGACCGCGATCGGACGGCCCTGGTCGGCGAGGTTGCCGATCTCGGCGGGCCGCTCGCTCATGACACGGGCGACGCCGCGCCAGTCGAGCAGGCCGGTGCGGACCATCGTCTCGGCGACGATCGACAGCGCCGTCTGCAGCCCGAGCATGCCCGGCCGGGCCGCGGTCCACTCGGTGTCCTTGTCCTGCACCGCGTGCGGCGCGTGGTCGGTGGCCACGCAGTCGATGATCCCTTCGGCCAGGGCGGCCCGCAGCTTCTCCGCGTCGGACTCCGTGCGCAGCGGCGGGTTCACCTTGTTCACCGGGTCGTAGGTGGCCAGGCGCTCGTCGGTGAGCAGCAGGTGGTGGGGCGTGACCTCGGCCGACACCTTCGTGCCGCGCTCCTTCGCCCAGCGCAGGACGTCCGCGGTGCCCGACGTCGAGACGTGGCAGACGTGCAGCCGCGCGTTCGCGTGCAGGGCCAGCAGGCAGTCGCGGGCCACGATGGACTCCTCCGCGGCGGCCGGCCAGCCGGTGTAGCCGAGCCGGGCCGCGCGCTCGCCCTCGTGGGCCTGGGCGCCGACGGTCAGCCGCGGCTCCTCGGCGTGCTGGGCGATGACAGCGTCCAGCGCGGTCGAGTATTCCAGCGCGCGGCGCATCAGCAGTGGGTCGGCGACGCAGAGGCCGTCGTCGGAGAAGACCTTGACCCGGGCCTGCGAGTTCGCCATGGTGCCCAGCTCGGCGAGCTTCTCGCCCTTGAGCCCGACGGTGACCGCGCCGACCGGGTGGACGTCGACCAGGCCGACTTCCTGCCCGCGCCGCCACACGTGCTCGACGATCACGGCGTTGTCCGCGACCGGGTCGGTGTTGGCCATGGCGAACACCGCGGTGTAGCCGCCGAGCGCCGCCGCGGCCGAGCCGGTCTCGATCGTCTCGGTGTCCTCGCGGCCGGGTTCGCGCAGGTGGGTGTGCAGGTCGACGAAGCCGGGGAGCAGCACCTGACCCGCCGCTTCGATGATTTCGGCGTCTTCCGGGAGGTCGACGGTGCCGATCGCGGTGATCACCCCGTCCTCGACCAGGACGTCGACCGGGTCGCCTTCGCCGTAGGGGCGGGCGCCCTTGATCACGGTGCTCACGCGGCGGCTCCTTCGCTGGCCAGGAGGTGGTAGAGGACCGCCATGCGCACGTGGACGCCGTTGCGGACCTGTTCGGTGATGGCCGAGGCCGGGGAGTCGGCGACCGCGCTCGCGATCTCCATCCCGCGCAGCATCGGGCCGGGGTGCAGCACGACGGCGTGGTCCGGCAGCAGCTTCTGCCGCCGTTCCGAGAGGCCGTAGACGATCGAGTACTCGCGCGCCGACGGGAAGAAGCCGCCGTGCATGCGCTCGGCTTGGACGCGCAGCATCATCACCGCGTCGACCGCGGGCAGCTCGGCGTCCAGGTCGTGCGAAACGGTCACCGGCAGGCTCTCGACGCCGTAGGGCAGCAACGTCGGCGGCGCGACCAGCACCACCTCCGCGCCAAGCGCCGACAGCAGGTGGATGTTCGAGCGGGCGACGCGGCTGTGCAGGACGTCCCCGACGATGGCGATCCGGCGGTCCTTGAGCGAGCCGAGCCGCTCCCGCAGCGTCGCCGCGTCGAGCAGCGCCTGCGTCGGGTGCTCGTGGGTGCCGTCGCCGGCGTTGACCACCGACGTGCCCGGCTCGGCCAGCCACTCCGAGAGCCGCTGGGCGGCGCCGCTGGCGGGGTGCCGGACGATCACGCAGTCGGCGCCCGCGGCGGCCAGCGTCAACGCCGTGTCACGCAGGGATTCGCCCTTGTTGACCGAGGAACTGGACGCCGAGACGTTGATCACGTCGGCGCTCATCCACTTCCCGGCGATCTCGAACGACACCCGGGTGCGGGTCGAGTTCTCGTAGAACAGGGTGATCACCGTGCGGCCGCGCAACGTCGGCAGCTTCTTGACCTCGCGGCCGAGCAGCGTGTGCTTCAGCTCGTCCGCGGTGTCGAGCACGGCCGTGGCGACCGCCGGGTCCAGGCCGTCGGTGGCGAGCAGGTGCTTCACGAGTCCTCTCCAGCAGCTTCGGACGGACGCAGCAGGACGGCGTCCCGGCCGTCGATCTCGGCCAGCAGGACGGACACGCCCTCGGTGCGCGCGGTCGGCACGTTCTTGCCCACGTAGTCGGCGCGGATCGGCAGCTCGCGGTGACCGCGGTCGACCAGGACGGCCAGCTGCACCGCGCGGGGACGGCCGTGATCACGGAGGGCATCGAGCGCGGCCCGGATCGTGCGGCCGGAGAAGAGCACGTCGTCGACCAGGATCACCACCCGGTCGTCGATGCCGTCGGCGGGCAGCTGCGTCTGTTCGAGCGCGCGCGGCGGGCGGCGGCGGAGGTCGTCCCGGTAGAGGGTGACGTCGAGGGCGCCGGTCGGCGGCCGGACTCCGGAGAACTCGCCGATCTTGTCGGCCAGGCGGCTCGCGAGCGGAGTGCCGCGGCTGGGAATCCCGAGCAACACGGGCGGGGTAGTGCTCTCCGCACCGTTCGCGGTCTTTTCGATGACCTGATGGGCCATTCGGGCGATCGTGCGCGCGACATCGCCGGCCGTCAGGAGCTCGCGCTCCCCGGCCGAACCAGCCGCGCCACGCGGACGTGACGACACTGCGGACTCCTTCCCCGCCTCACCGGACGGGTCCTTAAAGGACGTCTGTTCCCCTGCTGGTCGGGGCTTTCGCACCGACAGTAGCAGGCACTTTGCTCAGTCTTACGGGTGGTGTGGCGTGATTCGCGGCAAGCTCGCGCTTGACCTGGTGACAACAATGCGTAACCATTACTCTGAGTATTCGACTCGAAGAGTCCCCTGGACCGGTCACCCCGACCGGGAAGGGGGTGGAGAACGGAGAACGACCAGATGGGCGATTACGCCAAGGCGCTCGGGGCCAAGCTCCGCGGGATCCGCCAGCAGCAGGGCCTGTCCCTGCACGGGGTCGAGCAGAAGTCCGGTGGGCGCTGGAAGGCCGTCGTCGTCGGCTCGTACGAGCGTGGCGACCGTGCCGTCACCGTGCAGAAGCTGGCCGAGCTGGCCGACTTCTACGGCGTGCCGGTGGTCGAGCTGCTGCCCGAGGGCCGGGTCCCCTCCGGCGCGGAGCCCGCCACCAAGATCGTGATCAACCTCGAGCGCCTGCAGCAGCTGCCGGCCGAAAAGGTGGGCCCGCTGGCCCGCTACGCGGCGACGATCCAGAGCCAGCGCGGCGACTACAACGGCAAGGTGCTCTCGATCCGCACCGAGGACCTGCGGTCGCTGGCGATCATCTACGACATGACCCCGGGCGAGCTGACCGAGCAGCTCATCGACTGGGGCGTGCTGCCCCCGGAAGCGCGTCCTTCCAAGGAGGACTGATTGCCGGTGCGCGAAACCGACGCAGTGAGCGTTCCCCGGTGGGGCACCGGAGACGCTCACTGACTCGTCGGGGGGCTCGTTCGGGGGCGAGCCCTGCTCGCGGAAAGCGCGAGCCGCGCTCACTTCGCCGTGTTTTGTGGGGGCGCAGCCCCCACGCCCCACCCGGGGGCAAGCCCCCGGACCCCGGTCGTGGTCACCTTGACCGGAACCGCCTGACCGGGGGGCCAGGCGGGCTCTACAGAACCGCGCGGAGGCGGTCGGCGATCGTGCCGATCCGGCCCAGCACGCCGTTGACGAACCGCGGCGAATCGTCCGTGGACAGTTCCTTCGCCAGGCCGACGGCCTCGTCGATCGCGACCGGGTCCGGCACGTCCGCGGCCCAGAGCAGCTCGTAGACCCCGACCCGCAGCACCGCGAGGTCGACCTTCGGCATCCGCTCCAGGGTCCAGCCCTGCGCGTGCTCGGCCAGCAGCTCGTCGATCTGCGCCTTTCGGCCGGTGACCCCCTCGACCAGGCTGATCGTGTAGTCCCCGATCGGGTCGACTTCGGTCGCGCCGACCCGGTCGGCCAGCAGCGTCACCGCGTCGGTGT of the Amycolatopsis sp. NBC_01488 genome contains:
- the bldD gene encoding transcriptional regulator BldD; protein product: MGDYAKALGAKLRGIRQQQGLSLHGVEQKSGGRWKAVVVGSYERGDRAVTVQKLAELADFYGVPVVELLPEGRVPSGAEPATKIVINLERLQQLPAEKVGPLARYAATIQSQRGDYNGKVLSIRTEDLRSLAIIYDMTPGELTEQLIDWGVLPPEARPSKED
- the carA gene encoding glutamine-hydrolyzing carbamoyl-phosphate synthase small subunit; translation: MNARAQAALVLEDGRVFRGAAYGAQGRTLGEAVFCTGMTGYQETLTDPSYHGQIVVQTAPQIGNTGWNDEDDESSKIWVNGYVVRDPARTPSNWRSKRSLDEELVNQGIVGIAEVDTRSLTRHLRELGAMRAGVFSGDALGTVDEMVAEVLASPKMEGADLAGQVSTPKPYVVSPEGETRFRVVALDLGIKSNTPRQMVKRGIEVHVLPSSASLEEVLAVEPDGVFLSNGPGDPATTTHATELTQQILGREIPLFGICFGNQVLGRALGLGTYKMRYGHRGINIPVIDVATKSVAITAQNHGFALEGEPGQRFESPFGAAQVSHYCANDGAVEGLRAFDVPAFSVQYHPEAAAGPHDAAPLFDDFVSLMEKKA
- a CDS encoding PH-like domain-containing protein, which gives rise to MERLWLVLAIVAFFLLCLWGMYVGWRRKARSQSVQVPPFPAIPDEPGDVLLESTGLYVATTTAGNWQDRIVTRGAGLRTGAVWRLHGGGIAVERGGAPDFWLPRDAVTGIRRDTKIAGKVMGTDALLVITWRLGDADLDTGFRGDDLDDYPQWIEQLKIKGGAQ
- the nusB gene encoding transcription antitermination factor NusB, with protein sequence MPTSKPHPNRGGAISRRQARRRAVEMLYEASQRDTDAVTLLADRVGATEVDPIGDYTISLVEGVTGRKAQIDELLAEHAQGWTLERMPKVDLAVLRVGVYELLWAADVPDPVAIDEAVGLAKELSTDDSPRFVNGVLGRIGTIADRLRAVL
- a CDS encoding aspartate carbamoyltransferase catalytic subunit, which translates into the protein MKHLLATDGLDPAVATAVLDTADELKHTLLGREVKKLPTLRGRTVITLFYENSTRTRVSFEIAGKWMSADVINVSASSSSVNKGESLRDTALTLAAAGADCVIVRHPASGAAQRLSEWLAEPGTSVVNAGDGTHEHPTQALLDAATLRERLGSLKDRRIAIVGDVLHSRVARSNIHLLSALGAEVVLVAPPTLLPYGVESLPVTVSHDLDAELPAVDAVMMLRVQAERMHGGFFPSAREYSIVYGLSERRQKLLPDHAVVLHPGPMLRGMEIASAVADSPASAITEQVRNGVHVRMAVLYHLLASEGAAA
- a CDS encoding dihydroorotase; amino-acid sequence: MSTVIKGARPYGEGDPVDVLVEDGVITAIGTVDLPEDAEIIEAAGQVLLPGFVDLHTHLREPGREDTETIETGSAAAALGGYTAVFAMANTDPVADNAVIVEHVWRRGQEVGLVDVHPVGAVTVGLKGEKLAELGTMANSQARVKVFSDDGLCVADPLLMRRALEYSTALDAVIAQHAEEPRLTVGAQAHEGERAARLGYTGWPAAAEESIVARDCLLALHANARLHVCHVSTSGTADVLRWAKERGTKVSAEVTPHHLLLTDERLATYDPVNKVNPPLRTESDAEKLRAALAEGIIDCVATDHAPHAVQDKDTEWTAARPGMLGLQTALSIVAETMVRTGLLDWRGVARVMSERPAEIGNLADQGRPIAVGEPANLTLVDPDAEWTVRGAELASIAANTPYEGMRLPGVVTATLLRGRLTARDGKVC
- the pyrR gene encoding bifunctional pyr operon transcriptional regulator/uracil phosphoribosyltransferase PyrR, which translates into the protein MSSRPRGAAGSAGERELLTAGDVARTIARMAHQVIEKTANGAESTTPPVLLGIPSRGTPLASRLADKIGEFSGVRPPTGALDVTLYRDDLRRRPPRALEQTQLPADGIDDRVVILVDDVLFSGRTIRAALDALRDHGRPRAVQLAVLVDRGHRELPIRADYVGKNVPTARTEGVSVLLAEIDGRDAVLLRPSEAAGEDS
- the carB gene encoding carbamoyl-phosphate synthase large subunit, encoding MPKRTDIQHVLVIGSGPIVIGQAAEFDYSGTQACRVLRSEGLRVSLVNSNPATIMTDPEFADATYIEPVTPDFVEKVIAAERPDAILATLGGQTALNCAVALHERGVLDKYGVELIGADIDAIQRGEDRQKFKDIVRTIGADVPRSRVCHDMDEVRETVKDLGLPVVIRPSFTMGGLGSGMAHTPEDLERLASTGLAESPVTEVLIEESVLGWKEYELELMRDKHDNVVVVCSIENVDAMGVHTGDSVTVAPTMTLTDREYQVMRDVGIAVLREVGVDTGGCNIQFAINPADGRMVVIEMNPRVSRSSALASKATGFPIAKIAAKLAIGYTLDEIQNDITGETPAAFEPTLDYVVVKMPRFAFEKFPGADPTLTTTMKSVGEAMSFGRSFPEALGKAMRSIETKATGFWTLPDPEGVTLESTLYALRTPHEGRLYEVERALRLGASVQQVHEASGIDPWFIDQIAYIGEVGAEVRDAPVLDGDLLRRAKRTGLSDRQIAALRPELAGEDGVRTLRHRLGVRPVFKTVDTCAAEFAAKTPYHYSAYESDPEAQSEVAAQTEKPKVLILGSGPNRIGQGIEFDYSCVHAAIALREAGFEAVMVNCNPETVSTDYDTSDRLYFEPLSFEDVLEVVHAEQASGTVAGVIVQLGGQTPLGLAKKLADAGVPVVGTPPEAINLAEDRGAFGEVLTDAGLPAPRYGTATSFEGAKRIADEIGYPVLVRPSYVLGGRGMEIVYDEETLAGYISRATEITPEHPVLVDRFLDDAIEIDVDALFDGEELYLGGVMEHIEEAGIHSGDSSCALPPITLGHTDLQAVRRSTEAIARGVGVRGLLNVQYALKDDVLYVLEANPRASRTVPFVSKATAVPLAKAAALIMTGSTIKDLRESGVLPADGDGGQMPADSPVAVKEAVLPFHRFRTPEGHGVDSLLGPEMKSTGEVMGVDVSFGKAFAKSQSAAYGSLPTSGRVFVSVANRDKRSLVFPVKRLADLGFEILATSGTAEVLRRNGVACTVVRKHYEGSTEAEPNIVDVILDGGVDMVINTPYGNSGPRVDGYEIRTAAVSRDIPCVTTVQGAAAAVHGIEALIRGDIGVKSLQELQAALKAKS